From Vitis vinifera cultivar Pinot Noir 40024 chromosome 14, ASM3070453v1, a single genomic window includes:
- the LOC100241234 gene encoding squamosa promoter-binding-like protein 13A: MEWNLQPSTWDLIELNQEKDPYMPTTVGSGTLLGQKTKEKFSVDLKLGRLGDLGDGSTDKFKDSKSLRVSSPSGSSRRARALNGTQNVSCLVDGCTSDLRNCREYHRRHRVCERHSKTPVVIIGGQEKRFCQQCSRFHSLGEFDEVKRSCRKRLDGHNRRRRKTQPESFYLGSGNFLSNHQGTGFLQFGSSQMLTTSTASSPTWPRIARSEEEAMFYNHCQQLHVGPIPFPNSMYNRGGDKEFPFLQDNDPKISHLVVAPEVPNFHPVRVQSKNGRASHELTRPASSDCAFSLLSLPATQFSGISLAQLLHTNATPPVQTISSGPHWFNNLAQDSCSQVIESMPISPVLVPVDTTKANDHCNTMFHMGSSGLSENEPS, from the exons ATGGAGTGGAACTTACAGCCATCCACTTGGGATTTAATTGAATTGAATCAAGAAAAGGATCCCTATATGCCCACCACGGTTGGTTCTGGTACCTTATTAGGGCAGAAGactaaagaaaaattttcagttGATTTGAAGCTTGGAAGATTGGGGGATTTGGGAGACGGGTCCACAGATAAATTCAAGGACTCTAAGTCCTTGAGGGTTTCATCACCTTCAGGGTCATCAAGGAGGGCTAGAGCTCTAAATGGAACTCAGAATGTGTCATGCTTAGTTGATGGGTGCACTTCCGACCTACGTAATTGCAGGGAGTATCATCGACGCCATAGGGTATGTGAGCGTCATTCTAAAACCCCAGTTGTCATCATTGGCGGTCAAGAAAAACGTTTCTGCCAGCAATGCAGCAG ATTCCATTCCTTGGGGGAGTTTGATGAGGTAAAGAGAAGCTGCAGGAAACGCCTTGATGGACACAACCGGCGCCGAAGAAAAACTCAGCCAGAATCCTTTTACTTGGGATCTGGAAACTTTCTCTCCAATCACCAAG GTACAGGATTCTTGCAATTTGGAAGTTCACAGATGCTTACAACCTCTACTGCCAGCAGTCCCACATGGCCCCGGATTGCTAGAAGTGAGGAAGAAGCAATGTTTTACAATCATTGCCAACAGTTGCATGTCGGCCCAATTCCTTTTCCAAATTCAATGTACAACAGAGGAGGAGATAAAGAATTCCCCTTCTTGCAGGACAATGACCCCAAAATAAGCCACCTAGTAGTAGCCCCTGAAGTTCCCAACTTCCATCCAGTTCGTGTCCAGTCAAAAAATGGTAGGGCCAGCCATGAATTAACTCGACCAGCTTCCTCGGACTGTGCTTTCTCTCTTCTGTCATTGCCAGCAACACAATTCTCGGGGATCAGTTTAGCTCAGTTGCTGCATACCAATGCTACCCCTCCAGTTCAGACTATCAGCTCAGGCCCACATTGGTTCAATAATTTAGCTCAGGACTCATGCTCACAGGTTATAGAGAGCATGCCAATCAGTCCAGTTTTGGTTCCTGTCGACACCACCAAGGCGAACGACCATTGCAACACAATGTTTCATATGGGATCAAGTGGGTTGTCAGAAAATGAGCCCTCATGA